Proteins encoded by one window of Mycolicibacterium cosmeticum:
- the typA gene encoding translational GTPase TypA, whose amino-acid sequence MDSRPNFRNVAIVAHVDHGKTTLVDAMLRQSGALTHRGDDATERIMDSGDLEKEKGITILAKNTAVHRHNADGTVTVINVIDTPGHADFGGEVERGLSMVDGVVLLVDASEGPLPQTRFVLRKALAAHLPVILVVNKTDRPDARIAEVVEESHDLLLDVASDLDEDAQAAAEKALDLPTLYASGRAGIASTNQPANGENPDGENLDPLFDVLMEHIPPPQGDPDAPLQALVTNLDASAFLGRLALIRIYKGRLKKGQQVAWMREVDGHPVVTNAKITELLGTVGVERTPTEEAVAGDIVAVAGIPEIMIGDTLADPDHAHALPRITVDEPAISVTIGTNTSPLAGKVSGHKLTARMVKNRLDQELVGNVSIRVVDIGRPDAWEVQGRGELALAILVEQMRREGFELTVGKPQVVTRQVDGKLHEPFEALTIDCPEEHLGAITQLMAARKGRMEQMTNHAAGWVRMDFIVPSRGLIGFRTDFLTITRGTGIANAVFDGYRPWAGEIRARHTGSLVSDRSGQVTPFAMIQLADRGTFFVEPGEDTYEGQVVGINPRAEDLDINITREKKLTNMRSSTADVMETLARPMELGLEQAMEFCAEDECVEVTPEVVRVRKVELTASLRARAKARAKQQQG is encoded by the coding sequence GTGGATTCTCGCCCGAACTTTCGCAACGTTGCCATCGTCGCGCACGTCGACCACGGTAAAACCACCCTGGTCGACGCCATGCTGCGGCAGTCCGGTGCGTTGACCCACCGCGGTGACGACGCGACCGAACGCATCATGGACTCCGGTGACCTTGAGAAGGAAAAAGGCATCACCATCCTGGCCAAGAACACCGCGGTGCACCGGCACAACGCCGACGGCACCGTCACGGTGATCAACGTCATCGACACCCCGGGCCACGCCGATTTCGGCGGTGAGGTGGAACGCGGCCTGTCGATGGTGGACGGTGTGGTGCTCTTGGTCGACGCGTCCGAGGGCCCGCTGCCGCAGACCCGGTTCGTGCTGCGCAAGGCGCTGGCCGCGCACCTGCCGGTGATCCTGGTGGTGAACAAGACCGACCGGCCCGATGCCCGCATCGCCGAGGTCGTCGAGGAAAGCCACGACCTGCTGCTCGACGTCGCCTCCGACCTGGACGAGGACGCTCAGGCCGCCGCCGAGAAGGCGCTGGACCTGCCGACGCTGTACGCCTCCGGTCGTGCCGGCATCGCCAGCACCAACCAGCCCGCCAACGGCGAAAACCCCGACGGCGAGAACCTCGACCCGCTGTTCGACGTGCTGATGGAGCACATCCCGCCGCCGCAGGGCGATCCCGACGCGCCGCTGCAGGCGCTGGTGACCAACCTCGACGCCTCGGCGTTCCTGGGCCGGCTCGCGCTGATCCGCATCTACAAGGGCCGGCTGAAGAAGGGCCAGCAGGTGGCCTGGATGCGCGAGGTCGACGGGCACCCCGTCGTCACCAACGCCAAGATCACCGAACTGCTGGGCACCGTCGGCGTCGAGCGCACGCCCACCGAGGAGGCCGTGGCCGGCGACATCGTCGCGGTGGCCGGCATCCCGGAGATCATGATCGGCGACACCCTGGCCGACCCCGACCACGCGCACGCGCTGCCGCGCATCACCGTCGACGAGCCGGCCATCTCGGTGACCATCGGCACCAACACCTCACCGCTGGCCGGCAAGGTGTCCGGACACAAGCTCACCGCCCGCATGGTCAAGAACCGGCTGGATCAAGAGCTCGTCGGCAACGTGTCGATCCGCGTCGTCGACATCGGCCGGCCCGACGCGTGGGAGGTGCAGGGCCGTGGTGAGCTGGCGCTGGCCATCCTGGTCGAGCAGATGCGCCGCGAGGGCTTCGAGCTGACCGTCGGTAAGCCGCAGGTGGTCACCCGGCAGGTCGACGGCAAACTGCACGAGCCCTTCGAGGCGTTGACCATCGACTGTCCCGAGGAACACCTCGGCGCCATCACCCAGCTGATGGCCGCCCGCAAGGGCCGCATGGAGCAGATGACCAACCACGCCGCCGGGTGGGTCCGGATGGACTTCATCGTGCCCAGCCGCGGGCTCATCGGTTTCCGCACCGACTTCCTGACCATCACCCGCGGCACCGGCATCGCCAACGCGGTGTTCGACGGGTACCGGCCGTGGGCGGGCGAGATCCGCGCCCGGCACACCGGCTCGCTGGTGTCCGACCGGTCCGGCCAGGTCACGCCGTTCGCCATGATCCAGCTGGCCGATCGCGGGACGTTCTTCGTCGAGCCGGGTGAGGACACCTACGAGGGCCAGGTGGTCGGGATCAACCCGCGCGCAGAGGATCTCGACATCAACATCACCCGCGAGAAGAAGCTCACCAACATGCGCTCCTCCACGGCCGATGTGATGGAGACGCTGGCGCGGCCGATGGAGCTCGGCCTGGAGCAGGCCATGGAGTTCTGCGCCGAGGACGAGTGTGTCGAGGTGACCCCGGAAGTGGTGCGGGTGCGCAAGGTCGAGCTGACCGCCAGCCTGCGCGCCCGCGCGAAGGCACGCGCGAAGCAGCAGCAGGGCTGA
- a CDS encoding ABC transporter family substrate-binding protein: protein MCVPTNPRRFRAVAGALIGTSLVLAGCTVSPPPAPQSTETTQSTPPPPPKSMQIIMAIDSIGAGFNPHLMSDQSPVNAAISALVLPSSFRPVPDPASPTGSRWELDTSLLVSAEVTSEAPFTVTYKIKPEASWTDNAPIAADDYWYLWRQMVSQPGVVDPAGYDLITGVQSVEGGKTAVVTFSQPYPAWRELFNDILPAHIVKDVPGGFGAGLVRAMPVTGGQFRVESIDPQRDEILLARNDRYWGPPAAPDQILFRRGGAPAALADSIRNGDTQVAQVHGGQAAFAQLSAIPDVRTARIVTPRVMQLTLRAQQPALADPHVRKALFGLLDVDLLAAVGAGSDNTVTLAQAQVRSPSDPGYVPTAPPALTREAALQLLADAGYQVEPVTSTPPSTPGTPPPDDSRGQISKDGQPLTVVIGVAANDPTSVAVANTAADQLRSVGIAASVSALDPVALYGDALANNKVDAIVGWHQAGGDLATALASRYGCPALEATSVSTATPSPSITTTPSSSPTRTTPPATSAPPTPTATAPPPSGAGELVTVPSNLTGVCDRSIQPRIESALAGTEEIGKVIDAVEPRLWNMATVLPILQDTTIVAAGPRVRGVSLSGAVPVGIVGDAGKWVKQP, encoded by the coding sequence TTGTGCGTGCCGACGAACCCACGACGTTTCCGCGCTGTCGCCGGCGCACTGATCGGAACGTCGTTGGTGTTGGCCGGGTGCACGGTGAGCCCGCCGCCCGCTCCGCAGAGCACCGAGACGACGCAGTCGACGCCCCCGCCGCCGCCCAAGTCGATGCAGATCATCATGGCCATCGACTCGATCGGAGCCGGGTTCAACCCGCATCTGATGTCCGACCAGTCGCCGGTGAACGCCGCCATCTCCGCACTGGTGCTGCCCAGCTCGTTCCGGCCGGTTCCGGACCCCGCGTCGCCCACGGGCTCGCGGTGGGAACTGGATACCAGCCTGCTGGTGTCGGCCGAGGTGACCAGCGAGGCGCCGTTCACCGTCACCTACAAGATCAAGCCCGAGGCGTCCTGGACCGACAACGCGCCGATCGCCGCCGACGACTACTGGTATCTGTGGCGGCAGATGGTCAGCCAGCCCGGGGTGGTCGATCCGGCGGGCTACGACCTGATCACCGGGGTGCAGTCGGTCGAGGGCGGCAAGACGGCCGTCGTCACCTTCTCTCAGCCCTACCCGGCATGGCGGGAACTGTTCAACGACATCCTGCCCGCGCACATCGTCAAGGACGTGCCGGGTGGTTTCGGCGCCGGATTGGTGCGGGCCATGCCGGTGACCGGCGGCCAATTCCGGGTCGAGAGCATCGACCCGCAGCGTGACGAGATCCTGCTGGCGCGCAACGACCGGTACTGGGGCCCGCCGGCGGCGCCCGACCAGATCCTCTTCCGGCGTGGGGGAGCGCCTGCGGCCCTTGCCGATTCGATCCGCAACGGCGACACCCAGGTGGCTCAGGTGCACGGCGGCCAGGCGGCCTTCGCGCAACTGTCGGCCATCCCGGACGTGCGCACCGCGCGCATCGTCACGCCCCGGGTGATGCAGTTGACGCTGCGCGCCCAACAGCCCGCGCTCGCCGACCCGCATGTCCGCAAGGCGCTGTTCGGGTTGCTCGATGTCGACCTGCTGGCCGCCGTGGGCGCCGGCTCGGACAACACCGTGACACTTGCGCAGGCCCAGGTGCGGTCGCCATCGGATCCCGGCTACGTGCCGACCGCTCCGCCGGCGCTGACCCGGGAAGCCGCGCTGCAACTGCTGGCCGACGCCGGCTATCAGGTCGAGCCGGTGACCTCGACCCCACCGTCGACGCCGGGCACGCCGCCGCCCGACGATTCCCGCGGCCAGATCTCCAAGGACGGCCAGCCGCTGACGGTCGTGATCGGGGTGGCGGCCAACGATCCCACCTCGGTGGCGGTGGCCAACACCGCGGCCGACCAGTTGCGCAGCGTCGGGATCGCCGCCTCGGTGTCGGCGCTCGACCCCGTCGCGCTGTACGGAGATGCCTTGGCCAACAACAAGGTCGATGCGATCGTCGGCTGGCATCAGGCCGGCGGCGATCTGGCCACCGCGCTCGCGTCGCGCTACGGCTGCCCGGCCCTGGAGGCCACCTCGGTGTCCACGGCGACGCCGTCGCCGAGTATCACGACCACTCCGTCGTCGTCACCCACGCGGACGACACCGCCGGCGACCTCGGCTCCCCCCACCCCGACCGCGACGGCACCGCCGCCCAGTGGCGCAGGCGAATTGGTGACGGTGCCCAGTAACCTGACCGGCGTCTGCGACCGCAGCATCCAGCCGCGCATCGAGTCCGCGCTGGCCGGGACCGAGGAGATCGGCAAGGTTATCGACGCCGTCGAGCCGCGACTGTGGAACATGGCGACGGTGCTGCCGATCTTGCAGGACACCACCATCGTCGCCGCCGGCCCGCGAGTCCGCGGGGTCAGCCTCTCCGGCGCGGTCCCGGTCGGGATCGTCGGCGACGCCGGCAAATGGGTCAAACAGCCTTAG
- a CDS encoding Rv1157c family protein: MSSIRTLLTSTAATTLVVLGSGVAGAEPAVPSPLPINSLQAPGLPAMETLGPAIQQAAADPSGAASMLMAAAAAFAGNAAAPSDSKNVAAAVNQFVAEPAAHVPAAGAGPEAHLPPGVDPAYAVGPVPGAASIAAPAPAPAPAAAPAPDAAALAAPAPAPDAVPAPAPAPAPGPAPAPAPAGVLSPDAATKQDFMYPSISNGCLSDGGNVLATAISVAGPAAIPTPGPGPGQTAYVFTAVGTPGPAAEQKLPLNVTWVNLTTGKSGTATLKPRADMNPEGPTTLTAIVDTGSGSIMSTIFGQVTTTEKQCQFMPTIGSTVVP; the protein is encoded by the coding sequence ATGTCATCGATCCGGACACTGCTGACCAGCACCGCGGCCACGACGCTGGTGGTGCTGGGCAGCGGAGTCGCCGGCGCTGAGCCCGCGGTGCCGTCACCGCTGCCGATCAACAGCCTGCAGGCCCCGGGCCTGCCGGCCATGGAGACGCTGGGCCCGGCGATTCAGCAGGCGGCGGCGGATCCGTCCGGCGCCGCGTCGATGCTCATGGCCGCCGCCGCCGCGTTCGCCGGAAACGCGGCGGCACCGAGTGATTCGAAGAATGTGGCGGCAGCGGTGAACCAGTTCGTCGCCGAGCCGGCGGCTCATGTGCCCGCGGCCGGCGCCGGACCGGAAGCCCACCTGCCGCCCGGGGTGGACCCGGCCTACGCCGTCGGCCCGGTACCGGGGGCGGCGTCGATCGCCGCTCCCGCACCGGCTCCGGCACCCGCTGCCGCACCGGCGCCCGACGCCGCTGCGCTGGCCGCGCCGGCCCCGGCGCCCGACGCGGTGCCCGCACCCGCCCCGGCCCCAGCCCCCGGTCCCGCACCCGCGCCGGCCCCGGCAGGCGTGTTGAGCCCGGACGCGGCGACCAAGCAGGACTTCATGTATCCGTCGATCAGCAACGGCTGCCTGTCCGACGGCGGCAATGTGCTGGCGACCGCCATCTCGGTGGCCGGCCCGGCGGCGATCCCCACCCCCGGTCCGGGACCGGGCCAGACCGCCTATGTCTTCACCGCGGTCGGCACCCCCGGCCCCGCCGCGGAGCAGAAGCTCCCGCTGAACGTCACCTGGGTCAACCTGACGACCGGGAAGTCCGGGACCGCGACGCTGAAGCCGCGTGCGGACATGAATCCCGAAGGGCCGACCACGTTGACGGCGATCGTCGACACCGGTTCGGGCAGCATCATGTCGACGATCTTCGGTCAGGTGACCACGACCGAGAAGCAGTGCCAGTTCATGCCGACCATCGGCTCGACGGTGGTGCCGTAA
- a CDS encoding chloride channel protein: protein MPPTDAKNTGERRLLEFGCGVLAVGLLAGVAGAATTLLLHYVEHLTYHYHLGTLLTGVGAAGHIRRATGPMIGGALAGLGWWLLRRRGPVPSLTATISAHRPLARIPMAVDAVLQVLVVGSGASLGREGAPRQLAAVFGDTATRRWTLTEWDREILLASAAGAGLGAVYSVPIGGALFTVTILLRSWHPRVVGTALVTSSLAVAVAAPVTHLEHPLVWPSAGVSYRFVLLALAVAPLAVGIGMAFNRLMAAARPRTPSASWLLIPGIAAAGLLTGICSIWYPELPGNGRSILAVAVDSSLTLSAAAVILLLKPALTALFLRAGAVGGLITPALATGAAAGSVVALALNEFAGAGLNVPAAALTCAAGVLAITQRAPLFAGVFVWELARPPEWLLIVFAIAAFAAHALWKRVAAKAV from the coding sequence GTGCCGCCGACCGACGCGAAGAACACCGGTGAGCGGCGCCTTCTGGAGTTCGGTTGCGGTGTCCTGGCGGTCGGCCTGCTCGCCGGCGTCGCGGGCGCCGCCACCACCCTGCTGCTGCACTACGTCGAACACCTCACCTACCACTATCACCTGGGCACATTGCTCACCGGTGTCGGCGCGGCCGGCCACATCCGGCGGGCCACCGGACCGATGATCGGCGGGGCGCTCGCCGGCCTGGGGTGGTGGCTGCTGCGACGGCGCGGACCGGTCCCGTCGCTGACGGCGACGATCAGCGCGCACCGCCCGCTGGCCCGGATACCGATGGCCGTCGATGCCGTGCTGCAGGTGCTCGTCGTCGGGTCGGGGGCCTCACTCGGCCGCGAAGGCGCGCCCCGCCAACTGGCCGCGGTGTTCGGCGACACCGCCACCCGGCGCTGGACCCTGACCGAGTGGGACCGCGAGATCCTGCTGGCCTCTGCGGCCGGCGCCGGATTGGGCGCGGTGTACAGCGTGCCGATCGGCGGGGCACTGTTCACCGTCACGATCCTGCTGCGCAGCTGGCATCCCCGGGTGGTCGGCACCGCGCTGGTCACCTCCAGCTTGGCGGTGGCCGTCGCCGCGCCCGTCACCCACCTGGAGCATCCCCTGGTGTGGCCGTCGGCCGGGGTGTCCTACCGCTTCGTGCTGCTGGCGCTGGCCGTCGCCCCGCTGGCGGTCGGGATCGGGATGGCGTTCAACCGGCTGATGGCCGCCGCCCGGCCGCGCACGCCATCCGCCTCGTGGCTGCTGATCCCGGGTATCGCCGCGGCCGGGCTGCTGACCGGCATCTGCTCCATCTGGTACCCGGAGTTGCCGGGTAACGGCCGCAGCATCCTGGCCGTCGCCGTGGACAGCTCATTGACGTTGTCGGCGGCCGCGGTGATCCTGCTGCTCAAGCCGGCCCTGACGGCGTTGTTCCTGCGGGCGGGCGCGGTCGGTGGCCTGATCACCCCGGCGCTGGCCACCGGCGCGGCGGCGGGTTCGGTTGTCGCCCTTGCCCTCAACGAGTTCGCCGGGGCCGGGCTGAACGTCCCGGCGGCGGCGCTGACCTGCGCCGCGGGGGTGCTGGCCATCACCCAGCGGGCGCCGCTGTTCGCCGGGGTGTTCGTGTGGGAGCTGGCCCGCCCGCCGGAGTGGCTGCTGATCGTGTTCGCGATCGCCGCCTTCGCCGCCCATGCGCTGTGGAAACGTGTTGCGGCTAAGGCTGTTTGA
- a CDS encoding (deoxy)nucleoside triphosphate pyrophosphohydrolase codes for MHEQIVVAGALISHDVLLVAQRARPAELAGLWELPGGKVAPGESDAQALARELHEELEIRVSVGARIGPDVTLPNGMTLRAYRVTLTDGSPQPHDHRALRWVSATELDGLAWVPADRAWVPDLLVALRTPGGR; via the coding sequence ATGCATGAGCAGATTGTCGTTGCGGGGGCGCTCATTTCGCATGACGTCCTGCTGGTGGCGCAACGGGCCCGTCCCGCCGAGTTGGCCGGGCTCTGGGAGCTGCCCGGCGGCAAGGTCGCGCCGGGAGAGTCCGACGCCCAGGCCCTGGCCCGCGAACTGCACGAAGAACTCGAGATCCGGGTGAGCGTGGGCGCCCGCATCGGCCCGGATGTGACCTTGCCCAACGGCATGACGCTGCGTGCCTACCGGGTGACGCTCACCGACGGCAGCCCGCAGCCGCACGACCACCGCGCGCTGCGCTGGGTGTCGGCCACCGAACTCGACGGCCTGGCGTGGGTACCGGCCGACCGGGCCTGGGTGCCCGATCTGCTCGTCGCGCTGCGCACACCCGGCGGCCGGTAG
- a CDS encoding mannosyltransferase produces MVTAHRAATVVPVDTTSSRAPSAPLTRLAPVVLALSIAARLAWTYLVPNGANFVDLHVYVGGAAALDHPGTLYDYVYADQTPDFPLPFTYPPFAAVVFYPLHLLPFGVVAFLWQIGIIAALYGVVALSLRLLGRTDARLAMAWTAVGIWIEPLRSTFDYGQINVLLVLAVLYAVYSSRWWVSGLLVGLAAGVKLTPAVSGLYFVGVRRWAAVAFSALVFAATVGLSILVVGDQGRYYFTDLLGDAGRVGPIGTSFNQSVRGAISRIVGHDAGYGPVVVAILVVAAVLAVLAWRAVDGADDRLAGIVIVQLFGLLLSPISWTHHWVWLIPLMIWLLHGPLRQRLGARVFGWGWLALTLVGLPWLLSFAQPTIWEIGRPWYLAWAALIYPVATLATLGWMAATGPESGRYRPPSPDPSP; encoded by the coding sequence ATGGTGACCGCGCACCGCGCGGCTACAGTCGTGCCGGTAGACACCACCTCTTCGCGCGCACCCAGCGCGCCGCTGACCCGCCTGGCGCCGGTCGTGCTCGCGCTCAGCATCGCGGCCCGGCTGGCTTGGACGTATCTGGTGCCCAACGGCGCGAACTTCGTCGACCTGCACGTCTACGTGGGTGGCGCGGCGGCGCTCGACCACCCGGGAACGCTCTACGACTACGTCTACGCCGACCAGACTCCGGACTTCCCGCTGCCCTTCACGTATCCGCCGTTCGCCGCAGTGGTGTTCTATCCGCTGCATCTGCTGCCGTTCGGCGTGGTGGCGTTTCTGTGGCAGATCGGCATCATCGCCGCGTTGTACGGCGTGGTGGCGCTGAGCCTGCGGTTGTTGGGTCGAACCGATGCGCGCCTGGCGATGGCGTGGACGGCCGTGGGTATCTGGATCGAGCCGCTGCGCAGCACGTTCGACTACGGGCAGATCAACGTCCTGTTGGTGCTGGCCGTGCTCTACGCCGTGTACAGCTCGCGGTGGTGGGTATCGGGCCTGCTGGTCGGCCTGGCTGCCGGGGTGAAGCTGACCCCGGCGGTGTCGGGCCTGTACTTCGTGGGGGTGCGGCGCTGGGCGGCCGTCGCGTTCTCGGCGCTGGTGTTCGCGGCCACGGTCGGATTGTCGATCCTGGTGGTCGGCGATCAGGGCCGCTACTACTTCACCGATCTGCTCGGTGATGCCGGCCGCGTCGGCCCGATCGGCACGTCGTTCAACCAGTCGGTGCGCGGCGCGATCTCCCGGATCGTCGGGCACGACGCCGGCTACGGACCGGTGGTCGTGGCCATCCTGGTGGTGGCCGCGGTGCTGGCGGTGCTGGCCTGGCGCGCGGTCGACGGCGCCGACGACCGGCTGGCCGGCATCGTGATCGTGCAGTTGTTCGGCCTGCTGCTGTCGCCGATCTCGTGGACCCACCATTGGGTGTGGCTGATCCCGCTGATGATCTGGCTGCTGCACGGCCCACTGCGGCAGCGGCTGGGCGCGCGGGTCTTCGGATGGGGCTGGCTGGCGTTGACGCTCGTCGGCTTGCCCTGGCTGTTGAGCTTCGCGCAACCGACCATCTGGGAGATCGGCCGGCCGTGGTACCTGGCCTGGGCCGCCCTGATCTACCCCGTGGCCACCCTGGCCACACTGGGGTGGATGGCCGCTACTGGCCCAGAATCCGGTCGATATCGGCCGCCATCGCCAGATCCTTCTCCGTGA
- a CDS encoding FmdB family zinc ribbon protein, which yields MTVYEALTVALIVVLALATTAAIYLGLLNWIGAAFVVRCAACHHLTFASANAPQASCPHCRHQALIHPIYSAQHPGGEVRVVGDRLRY from the coding sequence ATGACGGTTTACGAGGCACTCACCGTAGCGCTGATCGTGGTGCTGGCGCTGGCGACGACGGCGGCGATCTACCTCGGATTGCTCAACTGGATCGGCGCGGCGTTCGTGGTCCGGTGTGCGGCATGTCACCATCTGACCTTCGCCTCGGCCAATGCGCCGCAGGCGTCGTGCCCGCATTGCCGCCATCAGGCGCTCATCCACCCGATCTACTCCGCCCAGCATCCCGGCGGTGAGGTGCGGGTGGTCGGCGACCGGCTCCGGTACTAG
- a CDS encoding 4a-hydroxytetrahydrobiopterin dehydratase produces the protein MAVLTNEQVDAALADLPGWERAAGALHRSVKFPAFLDGIDAVRRVAEFAEQADHHPDIDIRWRTVTFALVTHSAGGITEKDLAMAADIDRILGQ, from the coding sequence ATGGCTGTGTTGACGAACGAACAGGTTGATGCCGCGCTGGCCGATCTTCCCGGGTGGGAACGGGCAGCGGGCGCCCTGCACCGGTCGGTCAAGTTCCCGGCGTTCCTGGACGGGATCGACGCGGTGCGCCGCGTCGCCGAATTCGCCGAGCAGGCCGACCATCACCCCGATATCGATATCCGTTGGCGGACGGTCACTTTCGCATTGGTGACGCATTCCGCCGGCGGGATCACGGAGAAGGATCTGGCGATGGCGGCCGATATCGACCGGATTCTGGGCCAGTAG